The following are encoded in a window of Spea bombifrons isolate aSpeBom1 chromosome 2, aSpeBom1.2.pri, whole genome shotgun sequence genomic DNA:
- the BIRC2 gene encoding baculoviral IAP repeat-containing protein 2, producing the protein MEVLNRSPYLANLVKASPNVGHLEYELSCELYRISTFATFPGNVPVSERSLAKAGFYYTGTGDKVKCFKCPLMLDNWKRGDDPVEKHKRLYPSCSFIQNVPSVNLGPSLNSAFSPPSSTGSQGYATCSGFGDVEVITKTYTSIPQDPVTSRAVVDLTHLKHTVVNSGMLTEEERLRTFSSWPLTYLKPYDLAKAGFYFVGPGDKVACFSCHGKLNNWEPNDNAMSEHRKHFPECQFVKNSANASSTYSVSNVSMQTCSSRLKTFISWPSRIPVPPKKLAESGFYYVGRNDDVKCFCCDGGLRCWESGDDPWVEHAKWFPRCEYLLQIKGQRFVQEIQEKYPHLLDQLLSASDIQNSETQHPPIIRLGVESSAEDEMLMSSEMVQSALEMGFDRRLVQQTIKSKMLTTGENYNDLEVLITDLLKAQEEQTEEDRDRQAEESTSDEIILLRRSRLALSHCLNSLLLILNDLLSADVLTPSEYESIKQKTPSAVQVLGLIDIVLAKGSSAVVAFKNTLKANDPNIFRELYLEQSLKSSDDCSDLSMEEQLRRLQEERTCKICMDQEVSIVFIPCGHLVVCKDCAPSLRKCPICRGTIKGTVRTFLS; encoded by the exons ATGGAAGTTTTGAACAGGAGCCCGTATCTGGCAAACCTGGTTAAAGCAAGCCCAAACGTGGGCCACTTAGAATATGAACTTTCATGTGAACTTTACCGCATATCCACGTTTGCCACCTTTCCCGGTAACGTGCCAGTGTCTGAACGCAGCCTTGCTAAAGCAGGTTTCTATTACACTGGCACGGGCGACAAAGTAAAATGCTTTAAATGCCCCCTCATGCTCGATAATTGGAAGAGGGGGGACGACCCAGTCGAAAAGCACAAAAGACTGTATCCAAGTTGTAGTTTCATCCAGAATGTACCTTCAGTAAATCTTGGGCCTTCCTTAAACTCGGCCTTTTCCCCTCCATCTTCTACGGGCAGTCAAGGATATGCTACTTGTTCCGGCTTTGGAGATGTTGAGGTTATTACCAAGACCTACACGAGTATTCCTCAAGATCCAGTTACATCGCGAGCCGTGGTAGATCTGACTCACTTAAAACACACAGTAGTCAACTCTGGCATGCTAACAGAAGAAGAGAGGCTCCGCACCTTCAGCAGTTGGCCGCTGACATATCTGAAACCATACGATCTTGCCAAAGCTGGATTTTACTTTGTGGGCCCTGGTGATAAAGTTGCTTGTTTTTCGTGTCACGGGAAGCTAAACAACTGGGAACCAAACGATAATGCCATGTCCGAGCATCGCAAGCATTTTCCCGAGTGCCAGTTTGTGAAGAACAGTGCAAATGCCTCCTCCACTTACAGTGTTTCAAATGTCAGCATGCAGACGTGCTCCTCTCGTCTCAAAACGTTTATTAGTTGGCCTTCCAGAATTCCTGTGCCTCCCAAGAAACTAGCTGAATCTGGATTTTATTATGTTG GTCGAAATGATGACGTCAAGTGCTTTTGCTGCGATGGTGGGCTCAGATGCTGGGAGTCTGGAGATGACCCTTGGGTTGAGCATGCCAAATGGTTTCCAAG ATGTGAATACTTGCTGCAAATAAAAGGCCAACGTTTTGTTCAGGAAATTCAGGAAAAATATCCACATCTTCTTGATCAG CTTCTTTCAGCTTCAGACATACAAAACAGTGAAACACAGCACCCGCCTA TTATCCGTTTGGGAGTTGAGTCGAGTGCGGAAGATGAGATGTTGATGAGTTCGGAAATGGTGCAGTCAGCACTTGAGATGGGCTTTGATAGAAGACTAGTCCAGCAGaccataaaaagtaaaatgttaacAACTGGAGAGAACTACAACGATCTTGAAGTCCTGATAACCGATTTACTGAAAGCCCAAGAAGAGCAAACAGAAGAGGATCGTGacaggcaggcagaagaaagcACTTCAG atGAAATAATTTTGCTCAGAAGAAGCCGCCTTGCTTTGTCCCACTGCTTGAACAGTCTGCTTCTAATTCTGAACGACCTGCTTTCAGCGGATGTTCTAACTCCTTCCGAGTACGAATCCATAAAACAGAAGACTCCGTCGGCTGTGCAGGTGCTGGGCTTGATCGACATTGTCCTTGCAAAAGGAAGCAGCGCAGTCGTAGCATTCAAAAACACTCTGAAGGCAAACGATCCAAACATTTTCAGAGAATTGTACC tgGAACAATCTTTAAAATCATCAGATGACTGTtcag ATTTGTCTATGGAAGAACAGTTAAGAAGACTTCAGGAAGAAAGAACCTGTAAAATCTGCATGGACCAAGAGGTCTCCATAGTGTTCATCCCCTGCGGCCATTTGGTGGTCTGTAAGGATTGTGCTCCCTCTCTCAGAAAGTGCCCAATCTGCAGAGGCACAATTAAAGGCACAGTTCGGACATTTCTTTCATAA